CTgctgcattccttgtgtcaagtcactcttgaacaacagacagcgtcagaagcgtctcacttcaaaaaggactgaactgctgctgagtggtccaaagttatgttctccgatgaaagtaaattttgcatttcctttggaaatcagggtcccagagtctgatggaagagaggagaggcacacaatccacgttgcttgaggtccagtgtaatgtttccacagtcagtgatggtttgggttgccatgtcatctgctggtgttggtccactgtgttttctgaggtcaacaCAGccttataccaggaagttttagagcacttcatgcttcctgctgctgaccaactttatggagttgcagatttcattttccaacaagaCTTGGCACCTGTACACAGTGACAAAGCTACCAGTActtggtttaaggaccatggtatccctgttcttaattgaccagcaaactcacctgaccttaaccccatagaaaatctatgggttaTTGTGAAGAGgtagatgcgatatgccagacccaacaatgcagacgagctgaaggccactatcagagcaacccgAGCTCTCAtatcacctgagcagtgccacagactgatcgactccataccacgccacattgctgcagtaattcaggcaaaaagagccccaactaagtattaagtgctgtacatgctcatacttttcagttggccaagatttctaaaaatcctttctttgtattggtcttaagtaatattctaattttttgatactgaatttgggattttccttagttgtcagttataatcatcaaaattaaaagaaataaacatttgaaatatatcagtctgtgtgtaatgaattaatataatatacaagtttaactttttgaatggaattagagaaataaatcaactttttgatgatattctaattatatgaccagcacctgtatgtatctgtctgtctgtacaaCATATATTCTTAGATCTGTGAGAAAAGCATTAAGTCAAGACCCATTAAAGACTGACAAAAGTAGCTTTTTACATCAGGTTTATAATGGTGGCAAGCTTAGATTGGTGACCATGACAATTACAcaccaaacaaaataaaagaaaacacaacaaatCAATAATAcaaacaagccaaaaaaaaaagaccactCAATTCATGAACTCCAacctaataataatgattataatacaattgaaacaaaaaagcaatcTCCTACAACTGaaaagaaactttaaaaaaagtattttaacaagTTTATTCAAATAAACAGTAATTCcaactgattttaaaataattattattagcaatggtacacaaacacattcaaacacattACATGGTATGATAATCCAGTACTATCAGTGATTTTGGTCTGTGCAAAAATGGtggctaaaaaaaataaaccaaaccaAAAATTTAAGATCGACTGAATAGCAAAGATCGACTGAATAGGTGACTACAGAATGCATGTTGGTACTGAGGGAAAGGGAGAAAAGGTGAAAGGAGAAGTGAAGAACAAGCTTTTAAGGATATGATTACCACTAATTCACTGAAACAGACCAGGACAAAGGTTGTATCTGGTCTGCCTAGGAGCAAAGAGGAACTCTTAAGGAGGAAGGAACAATATGCAGGCAGCATAgagaacaaacaaaaataatttataaacagaTTTGGAGGATATGAAAGTGCATTCAACATGTACACTTTATGTGCCCTAACATactgattgttttattttaaggaaGGGTAGTGTTGGGCAAGTAAATTAGTTAAATATCTCTCTAAAGTCCCCATAGACGCTTTCATCACTGTAGGCAATGTAAAGGAAAAAGTCTTCTTCATGGTGCTCCTACAACACAGAAACAGAGACAAAGTGTTTAGAGATGCTTCGTTCTCGttgatcaaaaattacattttgtgaaTTCTACTCACATAAACAAACAGGTGCAAAAGGTTCAGTTAGAACAAACATTAAAAAGATGTACCTGGTAAAGAAGCCCCATAGTGGCTGATGTGGGAGGAATGACGTTGTTGACAAAGAAGAAGAGGGCATCTTCGGCTCTCAAGTGGATCCTTTTCCGAATGAGGAAGTAGAA
Above is a window of Carassius carassius chromosome 4, fCarCar2.1, whole genome shotgun sequence DNA encoding:
- the LOC132139819 gene encoding gamma-aminobutyric acid receptor-associated protein-like, giving the protein MKFMYKEEHPFEKRRSEGEKIRKKYPDRVPVIVEKAPKARIGDLDKKKYLVPSDLTVGQFYFLIRKRIHLRAEDALFFFVNNVIPPTSATMGLLYQEHHEEDFFLYIAYSDESVYGDFREIFN